The Deltaproteobacteria bacterium genome contains a region encoding:
- the tnpB gene encoding IS66 family insertion sequence element accessory protein TnpB, with the protein MIGSTRTLRVWAYPEPADLRAGFDGLSALVSKRLGRDPLSGHLFLFVNRSRTRAQVLVWDGTGLCIYAKRLEQGRFASLWGGRAAAVELTTSELALFLEGSRAIGRVALSPAVFVPRPLAARQ; encoded by the coding sequence GTGATCGGCTCGACGCGCACGCTGCGCGTGTGGGCGTACCCGGAGCCGGCGGACCTGCGCGCGGGCTTCGACGGACTCTCGGCGCTGGTGTCGAAGAGGCTCGGTCGCGATCCGCTGTCGGGGCACCTGTTCCTCTTCGTGAACCGCAGCCGGACGCGTGCGCAGGTGCTGGTGTGGGACGGCACGGGGCTGTGCATCTACGCGAAGCGTCTCGAGCAGGGGCGCTTCGCGAGCCTGTGGGGAGGCCGCGCGGCTGCGGTCGAGCTGACGACGAGCGAGCTCGCGCTCTTCCTCGAGGGCTCGCGCGCGATCGGGCGCGTCGCGCTGTCGCCGGCGGTCTTCGTGCCGCGACCGCTCGCTGCGCGACAGTGA